The Roseateles sp. XES5 genome window below encodes:
- a CDS encoding LysR substrate-binding domain-containing protein has translation MSRLPPYLQYLPAFEATARLGGVRQAAEELNLSPSAISLQLKKLSDATGIILFQKSGRNVALTQAGRDFSQTVALSLGQLDTATRASRKLTSGDQPASLSVSVPTALGIAWLTATIVDFAQSHGISNLTINEAITATDVDWADNDMAIVYDNPPFTGKHWRSLSEVRLCAVCSPTLFPRLDLRNRDRKLSGVALLHEDDGGEWAKWSVAARIALEGNTRVRVNSVAQAIASAVQGRGVALVSDVLTRNYLSEGRLIQPFSTTINAAREYYIVCAVDRANDPVLRALADRIVEQLRPGRDQNA, from the coding sequence ATGAGCCGCCTCCCACCCTACCTGCAATATCTGCCCGCTTTCGAGGCGACGGCCCGGCTCGGCGGTGTGCGGCAGGCGGCGGAGGAATTGAACCTCAGTCCGAGCGCGATTTCGTTGCAACTCAAGAAGTTGAGCGATGCAACGGGCATCATCCTGTTTCAAAAGTCGGGGCGGAATGTCGCCCTCACCCAGGCCGGCCGGGATTTTTCGCAGACCGTGGCCCTATCCCTCGGTCAACTCGATACGGCGACGCGGGCATCGCGGAAACTGACCTCCGGCGACCAGCCTGCATCGCTGTCGGTTTCCGTGCCGACTGCGCTCGGGATCGCCTGGCTGACGGCGACCATCGTCGATTTTGCGCAGTCGCACGGCATTTCCAATCTCACCATCAATGAGGCGATCACCGCTACGGACGTGGATTGGGCGGACAACGACATGGCGATCGTCTACGACAACCCGCCGTTCACCGGAAAACACTGGCGCTCGCTGAGCGAGGTCCGGCTGTGCGCCGTATGCTCGCCGACCTTGTTCCCGCGGCTCGACCTGCGCAATCGCGACAGGAAGCTGAGCGGCGTCGCGCTGCTGCATGAGGACGACGGCGGGGAATGGGCGAAATGGTCCGTCGCGGCCCGCATCGCCCTTGAGGGCAATACCCGTGTCCGGGTGAATTCGGTGGCGCAGGCGATCGCTTCTGCCGTTCAGGGGCGCGGCGTGGCACTCGTCTCGGACGTGCTGACGCGAAACTATCTGAGTGAAGGGCGGCTTATCCAGCCGTTTTCCACCACGATCAATGCGGCGCGGGAATATTACATCGTCTGTGCTGTCGATCGCGCGAATGACCCCGTCCTGCGTGCGCTGGCCGATCGTATCGTCGAGCAGCTGCGCCCGGGGCGGGACCAGAATGCCTGA
- a CDS encoding cysteine hydrolase family protein gives MISARPFDYPYDGNLDARKTALIVIDLQEDFLSTTGYFARQGYDPAPLRAILPAVNQLIAACRQSGIQIIHTRQGYREDLADMTPYEKWRRQRSGLEGTTALLRSSPGFQIVPELDVRPQDIIVDKTCNSAFTYTDFEHVLRAQGITHLLFSGCTTDVCVHTTLREACDRNFQCLTISDACASGDQYAHEAALHMVTVENGIFGALTDTAAVLEGLKKLGNSAT, from the coding sequence ATGATCTCGGCAAGACCATTCGATTACCCCTATGACGGCAATCTCGATGCCCGCAAAACGGCGCTGATCGTCATCGATCTGCAGGAGGATTTCCTCTCGACCACGGGTTATTTCGCACGACAGGGTTACGACCCCGCGCCGCTTCGCGCGATCCTTCCTGCAGTGAACCAGCTCATCGCTGCCTGCCGTCAGTCGGGCATCCAGATCATTCACACCCGGCAAGGCTACCGCGAAGATCTCGCGGATATGACCCCTTACGAAAAATGGCGCCGCCAGCGTTCGGGCCTTGAGGGAACGACGGCTCTGCTGCGCTCAAGCCCCGGTTTCCAGATCGTTCCGGAACTTGACGTGCGTCCGCAGGACATCATCGTCGACAAGACCTGCAACAGCGCCTTCACCTACACCGATTTCGAGCATGTTCTGCGCGCGCAGGGCATCACGCATCTGCTGTTTTCCGGCTGCACCACCGACGTCTGTGTTCACACGACGCTGCGTGAAGCCTGCGACCGGAACTTCCAGTGCCTGACCATCTCGGACGCCTGCGCAAGTGGCGATCAATATGCCCACGAGGCCGCCCTCCACATGGTCACCGTCGAGAACGGCATCTTCGGTGCACTGACCGATACCGCGGCGGTGCTCGAAGGCCTGAAGAAACTGGGAAATTCCGCGACATGA
- a CDS encoding GYD domain-containing protein → MSEAHKYVSLMRLTQKGLTELTDSAKRRKVSEDRVAELGGRSIAFYALLGIYDFMQVFEMPSNEAMMQYVLTARRDGHVEPLILPAFDTETYGRILNAFN, encoded by the coding sequence ATGAGCGAGGCCCATAAATACGTTTCCCTCATGCGTCTCACACAAAAGGGGCTTACCGAGCTGACGGATAGCGCGAAGCGCCGGAAGGTCAGCGAGGATCGCGTCGCGGAACTCGGCGGGAGATCGATCGCCTTCTACGCCTTGCTCGGCATCTACGATTTCATGCAGGTTTTCGAGATGCCGAGCAACGAAGCCATGATGCAGTACGTGCTCACGGCGCGCAGGGACGGACATGTCGAGCCGCTCATCCTCCCGGCCTTCGACACCGAGACATACGGCCGGATTCTCAACGCCTTCAACTAG
- a CDS encoding transporter substrate-binding domain-containing protein, whose product MFAALLSAGTALSADQKPDFVSGGVLKICTSGEFPPMEYYENPGDKDLVGFEIDVMDAIAKRWGAKAEYVVGDFKGLLPSLDSKRCDLVASGIMITPARLEKYDGIPYFGSHVVLVTAASDTETKVPADVSGKIMAIEAGTTYEKTVADLNAELQAAGKAPIEAQTYPSASGVIEQILVGRATATITQDTTAAYRMLQVPGRLAIPYTYEESENYGIYLRKSDGDRQMLKDAIEALQASGEMKAFLKKWNLPETSTDVSHDVN is encoded by the coding sequence ATGTTTGCCGCTCTGCTCAGCGCCGGCACGGCTCTTTCCGCCGACCAGAAGCCCGATTTCGTATCGGGCGGCGTCTTGAAGATCTGCACCAGCGGCGAATTTCCGCCGATGGAATATTATGAAAATCCGGGCGACAAGGATCTCGTGGGCTTTGAGATCGACGTCATGGACGCCATTGCCAAACGGTGGGGTGCGAAGGCCGAATATGTCGTCGGTGACTTCAAGGGCCTGCTGCCGTCGCTCGATTCCAAGCGCTGCGACCTTGTCGCAAGCGGCATCATGATCACGCCGGCCCGCCTCGAAAAATATGACGGCATTCCGTATTTCGGCTCTCACGTCGTGCTGGTCACCGCGGCGAGCGACACGGAGACGAAAGTCCCGGCCGATGTCAGCGGCAAGATCATGGCGATCGAGGCCGGCACGACCTACGAAAAGACGGTCGCAGATCTCAATGCCGAACTGCAAGCTGCCGGCAAGGCGCCGATCGAGGCGCAGACCTACCCGTCCGCATCCGGTGTCATCGAGCAGATCCTGGTCGGCCGCGCGACCGCGACGATCACGCAGGATACGACCGCTGCCTATCGCATGCTCCAGGTGCCGGGCCGATTGGCCATCCCCTATACCTACGAGGAAAGCGAGAACTACGGCATCTACCTGCGCAAGAGCGATGGCGACCGGCAGATGCTGAAGGACGCGATCGAGGCCTTGCAGGCGAGCGGCGAGATGAAGGCATTCCTCAAGAAGTGGAACCTGCCGGAAACATCGACCGACGTTTCCCACGACGTGAACTGA
- a CDS encoding amino acid ABC transporter permease — protein MFQLDLFLQAIFSAPLFKGALLTIGLSLCVMAVSLVLGMGLGSMAGSPRRSARWLATLYVWLFRGAPALLVLLFVWNGLPQISEIFRAGWFTPFFAAFLALSLIQIAYLAEILRSAFAAVGHGQREGAAALGMHRWQIFLVITMPQALRIAVPALMNEFISLLKTTSLATVISLKELMTVSQFAIATSFRFLEWYGAALVYYLIIVSVLTLAQNRIEHVLSRGYR, from the coding sequence TTGTTCCAGCTCGATCTCTTCCTTCAGGCAATCTTCAGTGCCCCCCTTTTCAAGGGGGCACTCCTGACGATCGGCCTCTCCCTTTGCGTCATGGCCGTGTCCCTCGTGCTCGGCATGGGGCTTGGCTCCATGGCAGGCTCACCGCGTCGCTCCGCCCGATGGCTGGCGACGCTCTATGTCTGGCTGTTCCGCGGCGCACCCGCACTGCTCGTGCTGCTGTTCGTGTGGAACGGCCTGCCGCAGATTTCCGAAATCTTCCGGGCCGGCTGGTTCACGCCGTTCTTTGCGGCCTTCCTGGCGCTCTCCCTGATCCAGATCGCCTATCTGGCCGAAATCCTCCGTAGCGCCTTTGCCGCCGTGGGACATGGGCAGCGGGAAGGCGCGGCCGCGCTCGGCATGCATCGCTGGCAGATCTTTCTGGTGATCACCATGCCGCAGGCACTCAGGATCGCGGTTCCCGCGCTGATGAACGAGTTCATCTCGCTGTTGAAGACCACGTCGCTTGCGACCGTGATCTCGCTGAAGGAACTGATGACGGTCTCGCAGTTCGCGATCGCCACCAGCTTCCGTTTTCTCGAATGGTACGGTGCGGCACTCGTCTACTATCTCATCATCGTCTCGGTGCTGACGCTCGCCCAGAACCGCATCGAACATGTGCTTTCGCGCGGCTACCGCTGA
- a CDS encoding amino acid ABC transporter ATP-binding protein, which produces MNTQTAIQVAGVNKWYGAFQVLKGIDLTVNKGERIVICGPSGSGKSTLIRCLNRLEVHQEGSITVNGVELTSQLKRIDRVRSDVGMVFQHFNLFPHLTVLENCTVAQRWVRKLPKKQAAEIAMTYLERVHIPEKADKYPGQLSGGQQQRVAIARALCMNPSIMLFDEPTSALDPEMVKEVLDTMISLAADGMTMVCVTHEMGFAREVASEVVFMDGGQIIERNTPDILFSAPTHERTKRFLGKLLH; this is translated from the coding sequence ATGAACACGCAAACCGCAATCCAGGTTGCCGGCGTCAACAAATGGTACGGCGCCTTCCAGGTCCTCAAGGGCATAGACCTGACCGTGAACAAGGGTGAGCGCATCGTCATCTGCGGTCCGTCGGGCTCGGGCAAATCGACGTTGATTCGCTGCCTGAACCGTCTGGAAGTGCATCAGGAGGGATCGATTACCGTCAACGGCGTCGAGCTCACCAGCCAGCTCAAGCGCATCGATCGCGTGCGCAGCGACGTCGGCATGGTCTTCCAGCACTTCAACCTGTTCCCGCACCTGACGGTGCTGGAAAACTGCACGGTCGCCCAGCGCTGGGTACGCAAGCTGCCGAAGAAGCAGGCTGCCGAGATCGCCATGACCTATCTTGAACGCGTGCACATTCCCGAAAAGGCAGACAAGTATCCGGGCCAGCTTTCCGGCGGCCAGCAGCAGCGCGTCGCCATCGCGCGTGCCCTTTGCATGAACCCCAGCATCATGCTGTTCGATGAACCGACTTCGGCGCTTGATCCCGAAATGGTCAAGGAGGTGCTGGACACGATGATCTCGCTTGCCGCCGACGGCATGACGATGGTCTGCGTCACCCACGAAATGGGTTTCGCGCGTGAGGTCGCCAGCGAAGTGGTCTTCATGGATGGTGGCCAGATCATCGAGCGCAACACGCCCGACATCCTGTTTTCAGCCCCGACGCACGAGCGCACAAAGCGCTTCCTCGGCAAGCTGCTGCATTGA
- a CDS encoding MBL fold metallo-hydrolase, with protein MKNANWFSKEALSNRLTRIWEPHVHSFFQANMFHVVGKDADLVIDFGMGLADLGSALSVAAGKPVLAVATHVHVDHVGSFHEFGTRLGHAAEAAAFALMPDENTLADYFRTQPDALTAAAPTGTTPQTYEISMAPLTRILEENDVIDIGDACYTVLHLPGHSPGSIGLFDQRTGEFFSGDAIYEGGLVDDLPGCDVDAYKVTMARLVELDVGVVHGGHGALFGRDRMREIAVGYLTSKDGDQGPR; from the coding sequence TTGAAGAACGCGAACTGGTTTTCAAAGGAAGCGCTGTCGAACCGGCTCACCCGCATATGGGAGCCGCATGTCCATAGTTTTTTCCAGGCCAACATGTTCCACGTCGTCGGCAAGGATGCCGACCTCGTTATCGACTTCGGAATGGGCCTCGCCGATCTCGGGAGCGCGTTGTCCGTTGCCGCGGGCAAGCCCGTCCTTGCGGTGGCGACCCATGTTCACGTCGATCATGTCGGTTCGTTCCACGAATTCGGGACCCGGCTGGGTCACGCGGCAGAAGCCGCGGCCTTCGCGCTCATGCCGGACGAGAACACGCTCGCCGATTATTTCCGCACGCAGCCGGACGCCCTGACCGCCGCGGCGCCGACGGGTACGACGCCGCAAACCTACGAAATTTCAATGGCACCGCTCACCAGGATCCTGGAGGAGAACGATGTCATCGACATCGGCGACGCCTGTTATACGGTCCTGCACCTTCCCGGCCACTCTCCCGGTTCCATCGGCCTGTTCGATCAGAGGACGGGAGAATTCTTCAGCGGAGACGCCATCTACGAAGGCGGCCTCGTCGATGATCTGCCGGGATGCGACGTCGACGCCTACAAGGTCACCATGGCGCGCCTGGTGGAACTTGACGTCGGCGTCGTCCATGGCGGTCACGGCGCCCTGTTCGGGAGAGACCGGATGCGAGAGATCGCCGTCGGCTACCTGACATCGAAGGATGGCGACCAAGGGCCGCGATGA
- a CDS encoding caspase family protein, with product MLFRAILVGIIFLIAGAAAAETKVALLIANANYTSVTPLKNPPNDIAAMRATLETAGFNITTLENGTRAEMSAALASFEEKVGNADIGLVYYSGHGVEVNGENFLIPVDAALRSDRDVKYEAIVLSDVLGVLSKARSFKLVLLDACRDNPFLKTMKQGLTKGAPTRGLARVDSAESNMLIGYATAPGDVATDGDGATSPYAKALARHIASPGLEIETALRAVAKEVFEATGGKQRPYKTGSLFDTVMLGPTETAPIAKDDVCRDAATHWAAISNSTARALFEEHLQNFSNCAFASLARMKLASLEPDQGTERMTIAIPTLSAQEGENDTPQTDCDLLAAAPDDRMKLASVPGVAFTEIAVDRALEACQAAVDQYPRTARLWYQLGRSQHKAGEYAKASEAYIVAGNYGSAAAVNGLGRLLALLAREGKTEEFVPVLAWFQEHVTKEQASTATELGSAFEEKAQMKRAIDVYSVAAKFDEPNALYKLSWFADRGTFGASDPKLAATYMIRSLKSGLLTHFQSDVWYGSPRIIEENQWSFDFRLALQREMISAGVYSGKVDGRLGPSTVKAVERLRKKL from the coding sequence ATGTTGTTTCGCGCAATACTGGTCGGCATCATCTTCTTGATCGCCGGGGCGGCCGCCGCCGAAACCAAGGTCGCGTTGCTGATTGCGAACGCAAACTACACCTCCGTCACGCCCCTGAAAAATCCGCCCAATGACATTGCCGCCATGCGCGCGACGCTGGAAACTGCGGGCTTCAACATCACGACGCTGGAGAACGGTACGCGTGCCGAGATGTCGGCTGCGTTGGCCTCCTTTGAAGAGAAGGTGGGCAATGCCGACATCGGCTTGGTTTATTACTCCGGGCACGGCGTTGAAGTGAACGGCGAAAACTTCCTTATTCCCGTTGATGCCGCGCTCCGCTCGGACCGTGATGTCAAATACGAAGCGATCGTTTTGAGTGACGTCCTTGGCGTTCTCTCGAAAGCGCGTAGTTTCAAGTTGGTCCTTCTGGATGCGTGTCGCGACAATCCATTCCTGAAAACCATGAAGCAAGGCTTGACCAAGGGAGCGCCGACACGCGGCCTTGCCCGCGTAGACTCGGCGGAAAGCAACATGCTGATTGGATACGCAACGGCGCCCGGCGATGTTGCGACGGATGGCGACGGCGCCACCAGTCCCTATGCGAAAGCGCTCGCACGCCATATCGCCTCGCCTGGATTGGAGATCGAGACCGCTCTGCGCGCCGTTGCCAAAGAGGTTTTCGAGGCGACCGGAGGCAAACAGCGGCCTTATAAGACAGGCTCGCTGTTCGACACCGTGATGCTTGGCCCAACCGAAACCGCGCCCATAGCGAAAGACGATGTGTGCCGCGATGCGGCAACCCATTGGGCCGCAATCAGCAACAGCACGGCGCGCGCGCTTTTCGAAGAGCATCTTCAAAACTTCTCGAACTGTGCCTTTGCCTCACTGGCCCGCATGAAGCTGGCTTCGTTGGAGCCAGATCAGGGCACGGAACGCATGACCATCGCGATTCCGACGCTGTCGGCGCAGGAGGGTGAAAACGACACGCCGCAAACCGATTGTGATCTGCTGGCGGCAGCACCGGACGACAGGATGAAGCTCGCGTCCGTCCCCGGCGTGGCTTTCACGGAGATCGCGGTCGATCGAGCGTTGGAGGCGTGTCAGGCGGCTGTCGATCAGTACCCGAGGACAGCGCGGCTTTGGTACCAGCTTGGAAGAAGCCAGCACAAGGCAGGTGAATATGCCAAGGCTTCCGAGGCTTACATCGTTGCCGGAAACTACGGCAGTGCCGCCGCGGTGAACGGGCTTGGGCGGCTTCTGGCGCTTCTGGCGCGGGAAGGCAAAACGGAAGAATTCGTGCCGGTACTCGCCTGGTTCCAGGAGCACGTCACGAAGGAGCAAGCGTCGACCGCGACGGAGTTGGGAAGCGCATTTGAGGAAAAAGCGCAGATGAAGCGCGCGATCGATGTCTACAGCGTCGCGGCCAAATTCGATGAGCCAAACGCGCTCTATAAATTGAGCTGGTTTGCCGACAGAGGTACGTTTGGAGCGAGCGATCCGAAATTGGCCGCCACCTACATGATCAGATCATTGAAGAGTGGTCTGCTGACCCATTTCCAGTCCGACGTCTGGTATGGATCGCCACGCATCATCGAGGAGAACCAATGGTCCTTCGATTTTCGCCTCGCTCTGCAAAGGGAAATGATTTCCGCCGGAGTCTATAGCGGCAAGGTTGATGGGCGACTGGGCCCGTCGACGGTCAAGGCCGTAGAACGCCTTCGCAAAAAGCTATGA
- a CDS encoding M20 family metallopeptidase, protein MVDVRRHLHRNPELSNEERETQAYLKQVLETAGLDTVRPVAGFGLAVDIVGTAGPSNRKVVIRADIDALPINETSGVPFTSERPGVMHACGHDAHAAMGYAAAVLLDSQKQTFSGTVRLIFQPAEEAEPLGGRRVIAEGLLDDVDAAIGIHVDPYTPAGRIAVGAGPYTLACDTFDVVVTGNSAHAAKPSDGVDAIAVACSMVTELQKIVSREIDPYDPLVVSVTGIEGGGAYNVIAPEVRLKGTIRSGHEETRQKAWHRLRQILVSLAAAHGAGVDINLHRGEPPVVNSPDMVDIVRRAGAEVVGRDNVLNAPGWTAADDFAFYSEKCPSVYFRLGIRNETIDAVYPLHHPKFRVDERALPLGAEILARAATAFLMETREI, encoded by the coding sequence ATGGTTGACGTCCGGCGTCACCTGCACCGCAATCCCGAACTCTCGAACGAGGAGCGCGAGACGCAGGCCTATCTGAAGCAGGTGCTCGAAACGGCGGGCCTCGATACCGTCCGGCCCGTCGCGGGATTCGGGCTCGCTGTGGATATCGTCGGCACCGCCGGCCCGTCCAACCGAAAGGTGGTGATCCGCGCCGATATCGATGCCTTGCCGATCAACGAGACGTCGGGCGTGCCGTTTACATCGGAGCGGCCGGGCGTGATGCATGCCTGCGGCCACGATGCCCATGCCGCGATGGGCTACGCCGCCGCGGTTCTTCTCGACAGTCAGAAGCAAACCTTCAGTGGCACCGTGCGGCTGATCTTCCAGCCCGCGGAGGAAGCCGAGCCGCTTGGCGGCCGGCGTGTGATCGCGGAAGGCCTGCTGGATGACGTGGATGCTGCAATCGGCATCCATGTCGATCCCTATACGCCAGCCGGGCGGATTGCGGTTGGCGCGGGTCCCTATACACTTGCCTGCGACACCTTCGACGTCGTGGTTACCGGCAATTCCGCCCATGCGGCGAAACCTTCGGACGGCGTGGACGCGATCGCCGTCGCCTGCTCCATGGTCACGGAATTGCAGAAGATCGTCTCGCGCGAGATCGATCCCTACGATCCGCTGGTCGTTTCCGTTACCGGCATCGAGGGCGGTGGTGCGTACAATGTCATCGCTCCCGAAGTCCGGTTGAAGGGCACGATCCGCAGCGGCCATGAAGAAACCCGGCAGAAGGCCTGGCATCGCCTGCGCCAGATCCTCGTAAGCCTTGCCGCGGCCCACGGCGCCGGCGTCGATATCAACCTTCATCGCGGTGAGCCACCCGTCGTCAATTCACCTGACATGGTGGACATCGTCCGGCGGGCTGGCGCCGAAGTGGTCGGGCGGGACAATGTTCTCAATGCCCCCGGCTGGACCGCCGCGGACGACTTCGCCTTCTACAGTGAGAAGTGCCCCTCCGTGTATTTCCGGCTCGGCATTCGCAACGAGACCATCGACGCGGTCTACCCCCTGCATCATCCCAAGTTTCGCGTCGACGAGCGAGCCCTGCCGCTTGGAGCGGAGATCCTCGCTCGGGCTGCAACCGCATTCCTTATGGAAACGAGGGAAATATAG
- a CDS encoding M24 family metallopeptidase, protein MIELPFALSEYKARLHAIRTEMARRNLDLLIVNDVANQHYITGYDGWSFYTPQAVLVPLADEEPVWIGRAMDAAGGLLTAWMKPENIVGFPEDHVQRADRHPMDWIAAWITRKGWGRGNIGIELEAYYYSPKAHARLTAGLPNATFHDADLLVNWIRSVKSEAEIHYLRKASRLAEAAVTAAYDVIAPGVRECDAIARIQAAQVAGSPDFAGDITALPPTILAGENASAPHVMWSDRRFGENETVALELAGVVRRYTAGLARTMQLGTMPAKVSDTSKAVLEGMEAVLATVKAGVTAEDVEASWRQVIQRYGLKKESRIGYSIGVAYPPDWGEHTISLRPGDKTILKPGNVLHAILGMWMDGWGIEISETFLVTERGCETLTNFPRDIHVKA, encoded by the coding sequence ATGATCGAACTCCCCTTCGCGCTTTCGGAATACAAGGCCAGGCTTCACGCCATTCGCACCGAGATGGCGCGCCGTAACCTCGATCTTCTGATCGTCAACGATGTTGCCAACCAGCACTACATCACCGGCTACGATGGCTGGTCCTTCTATACGCCGCAGGCCGTGCTCGTGCCGCTCGCCGACGAAGAGCCGGTGTGGATCGGTCGTGCCATGGATGCCGCGGGCGGTCTGCTGACGGCCTGGATGAAGCCGGAAAACATCGTCGGCTTCCCGGAAGACCACGTACAGCGCGCCGACCGCCATCCGATGGACTGGATTGCGGCCTGGATCACCCGCAAGGGCTGGGGGCGCGGCAATATCGGCATCGAGCTCGAAGCCTACTATTATTCGCCCAAGGCGCATGCCCGCCTGACCGCCGGCCTGCCGAACGCGACGTTCCACGATGCGGATCTGCTGGTGAACTGGATCCGGAGTGTGAAATCCGAGGCCGAAATCCACTATCTGCGCAAGGCGTCGCGCCTTGCGGAAGCAGCCGTAACCGCCGCCTATGACGTGATTGCGCCTGGCGTGCGCGAATGCGACGCCATTGCCCGCATTCAGGCCGCGCAGGTTGCAGGTTCACCGGATTTCGCCGGCGATATCACCGCCCTTCCCCCGACCATTCTCGCCGGCGAGAATGCGTCGGCCCCCCATGTCATGTGGAGTGATCGCCGCTTCGGCGAAAACGAGACGGTGGCGCTCGAACTCGCCGGCGTCGTCCGTCGCTATACTGCAGGCCTCGCCCGAACCATGCAGCTCGGCACGATGCCCGCCAAGGTCAGCGACACAAGCAAGGCAGTGCTGGAAGGCATGGAGGCCGTGCTGGCGACCGTCAAGGCGGGCGTAACGGCGGAGGACGTCGAGGCGAGCTGGCGTCAGGTCATCCAGCGTTACGGCCTGAAGAAGGAATCGCGGATCGGCTACTCGATCGGCGTCGCCTATCCGCCGGATTGGGGCGAACACACGATCAGCCTGCGGCCCGGCGACAAGACCATCCTGAAGCCCGGCAATGTGCTGCACGCCATTCTCGGCATGTGGATGGACGGCTGGGGCATCGAGATCAGCGAGACCTTCCTGGTGACCGAGCGCGGCTGCGAGACGCTCACCAATTTCCCGCGGGACATCCATGTTAAAGCCTGA
- the eutA gene encoding ectoine utilization protein EutA translates to MIDEIQPRWTLDERPSTRRVGLIALATDHTVEADFRRLVASDEIAVHVTRVAYANPTTPENLRAMQPLLTEAASLILPGEELDAIVYGCTSASVVIGEDAIAAALAAGKPHTPVITPAGAAAQALHALHARRIAILTPYLRRTAEPMHAFFSDHGFAVDRLVCLGMEDDRVMARLPREEIVRLAMETVTPQTEALFIACTALRAAQCVPEIERQTGRPVVTSNLAAAWASLRQCGTAPDPLAPCRLLALTQTS, encoded by the coding sequence ATGATCGACGAAATTCAGCCACGCTGGACCCTGGACGAACGGCCCTCCACCCGGCGCGTCGGCCTCATCGCGCTTGCGACCGATCATACTGTCGAGGCAGATTTCCGGCGTCTGGTGGCAAGCGACGAGATTGCCGTCCATGTGACGCGCGTTGCCTATGCCAATCCGACCACGCCGGAAAACCTGCGCGCCATGCAGCCGCTTCTCACCGAGGCCGCATCGCTCATCCTTCCGGGTGAGGAACTGGATGCCATCGTCTATGGCTGCACCTCCGCGTCGGTCGTCATCGGCGAGGATGCGATTGCCGCAGCGCTCGCTGCCGGCAAGCCGCACACGCCGGTCATCACCCCTGCGGGCGCCGCGGCCCAGGCCCTTCACGCGTTGCATGCCAGACGCATCGCCATTCTGACACCCTATCTGCGGCGCACTGCCGAACCCATGCACGCCTTCTTCTCCGATCATGGCTTTGCGGTGGACCGTCTCGTCTGTCTCGGCATGGAAGACGATCGCGTCATGGCGCGCCTGCCACGCGAAGAGATCGTCCGATTGGCCATGGAAACCGTCACGCCGCAGACGGAAGCGCTGTTCATCGCCTGCACGGCGCTGCGTGCCGCGCAATGCGTGCCGGAAATCGAACGACAGACAGGACGTCCCGTCGTTACGAGCAATCTGGCGGCTGCCTGGGCCAGTCTCCGACAGTGCGGTACCGCACCGGACCCGCTGGCGCCCTGCCGCCTCCTCGCACTGACCCAAACCTCATAA